The Candidatus Kryptonium sp. genome contains a region encoding:
- the moeB gene encoding molybdopterin-synthase adenylyltransferase MoeB — protein sequence MFGQILNPRSMNLTDDVELTREEFLRYGRHLIMPEVGLDGQKRLKSSSVLIVGAGGLGSPLAFYLTAAGVGRIGIVDFDVVDLSNLQRQIIHTTKDVGRSKLESAKEKLEALNPNVEIETYNMRLTSENAFEIIENYDIIIDGTDNFPTRYLVNDACVILKKPNVYGSIFRFEGQASVFYSVMGPCYRCLYQEPPPPGLVPSCAEGGVLGVLPGIIGTIQALEAIKLILGVGEPLIGKLLLFDALKMKFRELKLRKNPQCPICGENPTIKELIDYEAFCGITPEQALREAGLEITPEELRSKLENGEDIILIDVREPHEYEINRIYGSKLIPLSKLPEKVNELDQTREIVLYCKMGGRSARAVQFLRELGFTRVKNLAGGIDAWIEKIEPNMPKY from the coding sequence ATGTTCGGGCAAATTTTAAATCCAAGATCTATGAATTTAACAGATGATGTAGAATTAACACGAGAAGAATTTTTGAGATATGGTCGCCATCTTATAATGCCTGAGGTTGGGTTGGATGGCCAAAAGAGATTAAAATCTTCAAGTGTTTTAATAGTTGGTGCAGGTGGACTTGGTTCTCCGCTCGCATTCTATCTTACTGCAGCTGGCGTTGGTAGAATTGGGATAGTTGATTTTGATGTCGTTGACCTATCAAATCTTCAAAGACAGATAATTCACACGACGAAGGATGTGGGGAGATCAAAACTTGAATCAGCTAAGGAAAAACTTGAGGCGTTGAATCCAAATGTTGAGATTGAAACATATAATATGCGACTTACAAGCGAGAACGCATTTGAGATAATTGAGAATTACGATATAATTATAGATGGGACGGATAACTTTCCAACTCGTTATCTTGTGAACGATGCTTGTGTTATTTTGAAAAAACCGAATGTTTATGGAAGTATATTTAGATTTGAAGGTCAAGCGTCGGTTTTTTATTCTGTTATGGGCCCATGTTATCGTTGTCTTTATCAGGAGCCACCTCCTCCAGGATTAGTCCCAAGTTGTGCTGAAGGTGGTGTTCTTGGAGTTTTGCCAGGGATTATAGGGACAATTCAAGCACTTGAAGCGATAAAGTTAATTCTTGGCGTTGGAGAACCGTTGATTGGAAAACTACTTTTGTTTGATGCGCTGAAGATGAAATTTAGAGAGTTGAAACTTAGGAAGAATCCGCAATGCCCAATTTGTGGTGAAAATCCAACGATAAAAGAACTGATTGATTATGAAGCGTTCTGCGGAATCACACCTGAGCAAGCTTTGCGTGAGGCAGGGCTTGAGATAACACCTGAAGAATTGAGATCAAAACTTGAAAATGGTGAGGATATAATTTTGATAGATGTTCGTGAACCACATGAGTATGAAATTAATAGAATATACGGAAGCAAGTTGATCCCTCTTTCAAAGTTACCTGAAAAAGTTAATGAACTTGATCAAACTCGTGAGATTGTGCTTTATTGCAAGATGGGTGGAAGAAGCGCAAGAGCTGTGCAGTTTTTAAGAGAGCTTGGTTTTACCAGGGTTAAAAATCTAGCTGGTGGGATTGACGCTTGGATTGAAAAAATTGAACCGAACATGCCGAAGTATTGA
- a CDS encoding tetratricopeptide repeat protein: MRRIFPVAMFLIMGISFILAQGGNSVKPEVEAARLFNEGNSLLRSGNYRAAIEKYEEALKYQQDPRFYYNKGLALKALRQNEEAIKAFKEAINLKSDFAPAYNAIAGIYLVQGDYDNAIDNYNKALQYDKKLDAAMKGMVEALLGKSNMLIQAGKFQDAVNLLTQATTYRQDYPKVYVMLALVYNKLSQHDKAIESAMKAISINPKATNADAYFELGIAYKKLGQVEEARKAFLEAKKDPRLARNAQYELDLLKEQ, encoded by the coding sequence ATGAGAAGGATTTTTCCCGTCGCAATGTTTCTAATTATGGGTATTTCATTTATTCTAGCTCAGGGTGGGAATTCAGTAAAGCCCGAAGTTGAAGCGGCAAGATTATTTAACGAGGGCAATTCACTTTTAAGGAGTGGGAACTATAGGGCAGCAATTGAAAAGTATGAAGAAGCTTTAAAGTATCAGCAAGATCCAAGGTTTTATTATAACAAGGGGCTTGCGCTTAAAGCCTTGAGACAAAATGAGGAAGCAATCAAGGCGTTTAAGGAAGCAATAAATCTTAAGAGCGACTTCGCCCCAGCTTATAACGCAATCGCTGGAATTTATTTAGTTCAGGGTGATTACGACAATGCTATTGATAACTATAACAAAGCGTTACAATATGACAAGAAGCTTGACGCAGCGATGAAAGGCATGGTTGAAGCGTTGCTTGGTAAGTCAAATATGCTAATTCAGGCGGGTAAATTTCAAGATGCAGTAAATCTTTTAACACAAGCAACGACATACAGACAAGATTATCCTAAGGTTTATGTTATGCTTGCGCTTGTTTACAATAAGCTCTCACAGCATGACAAGGCGATAGAATCGGCTATGAAAGCAATTAGCATAAATCCGAAAGCTACGAACGCAGACGCTTATTTTGAGCTTGGGATAGCATATAAGAAACTTGGGCAAGTGGAGGAAGCTCGCAAGGCATTTCTTGAAGCGAAAAAAGATCCGCGTCTTGCGAGAAATGCTCAATATGAGCTTGATCTCTTGAAGGAACAGTGA
- a CDS encoding c-type cytochrome, giving the protein MRNLLQTLMAILMFVSLSSCSRDQTKNIKLPEDVKRGREIFYDSNYGTTGLACANCHADFDDVTYPDDKIRPGHNLIGAHRRKITWYGKFRGETLKITAGGAGLCIVLYQKKEGAVNPLKALSPEDSQALLAYFEFISGEIEVEKLTSQPLVLPWDDETTRKEKINRIKDKILNLSGNPENGAIIYEKACEQCHLEEINIGPPILFTQKITAEKIIEMIRAGSSASSETPMPFFTPDKLSDQEIADLIAYIVRLQEK; this is encoded by the coding sequence ATGCGGAATTTGCTTCAAACTTTGATGGCTATTTTGATGTTTGTTTCACTTTCCTCGTGCTCAAGAGATCAGACAAAAAACATCAAACTACCAGAGGATGTAAAACGAGGACGGGAGATCTTCTACGATTCAAACTATGGGACAACAGGTCTTGCCTGCGCAAATTGCCATGCAGATTTTGATGATGTGACTTATCCTGATGATAAAATAAGACCAGGGCATAACTTGATAGGAGCTCACAGGAGAAAAATCACCTGGTATGGTAAATTCCGAGGAGAAACTCTAAAAATAACAGCTGGTGGCGCCGGATTATGCATTGTTCTATATCAGAAAAAAGAAGGGGCGGTAAATCCTCTTAAAGCTTTGTCCCCCGAAGATTCACAGGCATTGTTAGCTTACTTTGAATTTATCTCTGGGGAAATTGAAGTTGAAAAATTAACATCTCAACCTCTGGTTTTGCCCTGGGATGACGAGACAACAAGAAAAGAGAAAATCAACAGAATCAAAGATAAAATTTTAAATCTTTCTGGAAATCCTGAAAATGGAGCTATAATTTACGAAAAAGCGTGTGAGCAATGCCACTTGGAAGAAATCAATATAGGTCCGCCTATATTGTTTACACAAAAGATAACCGCTGAGAAAATAATTGAAATGATTCGCGCAGGTTCTTCGGCTTCAAGCGAAACCCCAATGCCATTTTTCACGCCAGACAAATTAAGCGATCAAGAAATAGCTGATTTAATTGCTTACATTGTGAGATTACAAGAGAAGTAA